From one Micromonospora siamensis genomic stretch:
- the macS gene encoding MacS family sensor histidine kinase, producing MPSPPGGLEGPLWRAIAVFRFASLGYVVLLALRVGDRYAHPLAAGGVLALMLAWTVATAFWYARPEARRWPLLLADLAVVALVLAVSPWVVGRATLAAGVPTLGVAWLAGPVLAWAVSGGRRRGTVAALAVGAADLATRERITPSSVTGVILLLLAGVVVGHVARLAVTAEQRLQRAVELEAATRERERLARGIHDSVLQVLALVQRRGAHLDGEAGELARLAGEQEAALRALIAGNPPVPAGDAEDGDLDLCALLGRYASATVSVAMPATGVPLPAQVAREVAAATAAALDNVARHAGGTAWVLIEDEGETVTVSVRDAGPGIPAGRLAEAAAQGRLGVAQSVRGRIGDLGGRVRIDSAPGAGTEIELTVPRPGR from the coding sequence ATGCCGTCGCCCCCGGGAGGTCTGGAGGGCCCGCTGTGGCGGGCGATCGCCGTGTTCCGGTTCGCCTCCCTCGGCTACGTCGTCCTGCTGGCCCTGCGCGTCGGCGACCGGTACGCCCATCCGCTGGCGGCCGGCGGCGTGCTGGCGCTGATGCTGGCCTGGACGGTGGCGACGGCGTTCTGGTACGCCCGGCCGGAGGCCCGGCGCTGGCCGCTGCTCCTGGCCGACCTCGCCGTGGTGGCCCTCGTCCTGGCGGTCAGCCCCTGGGTGGTCGGCCGGGCCACGCTCGCCGCCGGGGTGCCCACCCTCGGGGTGGCCTGGCTGGCCGGCCCGGTGCTGGCCTGGGCGGTCTCCGGCGGCCGGCGCCGCGGCACGGTCGCCGCCCTGGCCGTCGGCGCGGCGGACCTGGCCACCCGGGAGCGGATCACCCCGTCCTCGGTGACCGGGGTGATCCTGCTGCTGCTCGCCGGGGTGGTGGTCGGGCACGTGGCCCGGCTGGCGGTCACCGCCGAGCAGCGGCTGCAACGGGCGGTGGAGCTGGAGGCGGCGACCCGGGAACGGGAGCGGCTGGCCCGGGGCATCCACGACTCGGTGCTCCAGGTGCTGGCGCTGGTCCAGCGCCGCGGCGCGCACCTGGACGGCGAGGCGGGGGAGCTGGCCCGGCTCGCCGGTGAGCAGGAGGCCGCCCTGCGGGCGCTGATCGCCGGCAACCCGCCCGTTCCGGCCGGCGACGCGGAGGACGGCGACCTGGACCTGTGCGCCCTGCTCGGCCGGTACGCCTCGGCGACGGTCTCGGTGGCCATGCCGGCCACCGGCGTGCCGCTGCCGGCGCAGGTGGCCCGGGAGGTGGCGGCCGCCACCGCGGCGGCCCTGGACAACGTGGCCCGGCACGCCGGCGGGACGGCCTGGGTGCTGATCGAGGACGAGGGGGAGACGGTGACCGTCTCGGTACGCGACGCCGGGCCGGGCATCCCGGCCGGGCGGCTCGCGGAGGCCGCCGCGCAGGGGCGGCTCGGGGTGGCGCAGTCGGTCCGGGGCCGGATCGGCGACCTCGGCGGCAGGGTGCGGATCGACTCCGCCCCCGGCGCCGGCACCGAGATCGAGCTGACCGTGCCCCGGCCGGGCCGGTGA
- a CDS encoding ATP-binding protein, whose amino-acid sequence MTNAEPRAPRTVVPIDSSLLIAEAFDQAQVTELRHSVTSCAHAAGLDGQRLDDFVLAVNELITNAVRHGGGQGWLRLWGGAGRLVCEVADHGQGISSRRLADQSRPAPDTAGGWGLWLARELSDTMDVITGDAGTTVRITALCAVRPPSAADAEGGPA is encoded by the coding sequence ATGACGAACGCAGAGCCGCGCGCACCGCGTACGGTTGTGCCCATCGACTCTTCCCTCCTCATCGCCGAGGCCTTCGACCAGGCTCAGGTGACCGAGCTGCGCCACTCGGTCACCTCCTGCGCGCACGCCGCCGGGCTGGACGGGCAGCGCCTCGACGACTTCGTGCTGGCGGTCAACGAGCTGATCACCAACGCGGTCCGGCACGGCGGCGGGCAGGGCTGGCTGCGACTGTGGGGCGGCGCCGGGCGGCTGGTCTGCGAGGTCGCCGACCACGGCCAGGGAATCAGCTCACGGCGGCTGGCCGACCAGAGCCGGCCCGCGCCCGACACCGCCGGCGGGTGGGGCCTCTGGCTGGCCCGGGAACTCAGCGACACCATGGACGTGATCACCGGCGACGCCGGCACCACCGTACGCATCACCGCGCTCTGCGCCGTCCGCCCGCCGTCGGCCGCCGACGCCGAGGGCGGGCCGGCCTAG
- a CDS encoding ribose-phosphate diphosphokinase yields the protein MRDIAVFSGTAHPDLATEICAQLGVPLHPARVSRFANDCLEVQLQANCRERDVFLIQPLVPPVQEHLVELLLMIDAARGASAARITVVLPHYAYARSDKKDAPRISIGGRLVADLLTAAGADRVLAMTLHSPQVHGFFSVPVDHLHALRELATHFRRRDLSNAVVVSPDLGNAKAAAAFARMLGTPVAAGAKQRFSDDVVKISAVIGDVRDRDVIVLDDEIAKGSTVIELMEHLRALEVRSIRLACTHGLFSGDALRRLSAQEGVLEIVCTNTVPIPAEKRVPGLEVLSVAPALAEAMRRIHVGESVSALFG from the coding sequence GTGCGCGACATCGCCGTGTTCAGCGGAACCGCCCATCCCGACCTTGCCACCGAGATCTGCGCCCAGCTGGGCGTCCCGCTGCACCCGGCCCGGGTGTCCCGGTTCGCCAACGACTGCCTCGAGGTGCAGTTGCAGGCCAACTGCCGGGAGCGGGACGTCTTCCTGATCCAGCCGTTGGTGCCGCCGGTGCAGGAGCACCTGGTCGAGCTGCTGCTGATGATCGACGCGGCCCGGGGCGCCTCGGCGGCCCGGATCACGGTGGTGCTGCCGCACTACGCGTACGCCCGCTCGGACAAGAAGGACGCGCCGCGCATCTCGATCGGCGGCCGGCTGGTCGCGGACCTGCTCACCGCGGCCGGCGCGGACCGGGTGCTGGCGATGACCCTGCACTCGCCGCAGGTGCACGGCTTCTTCAGCGTGCCGGTGGACCACCTGCACGCGCTGCGCGAGCTGGCCACCCACTTCCGCCGGCGGGACCTGTCCAACGCGGTGGTGGTCTCGCCCGACCTGGGCAACGCCAAGGCGGCGGCGGCCTTCGCCCGCATGCTGGGCACCCCGGTGGCGGCCGGCGCGAAGCAGCGGTTCAGCGACGACGTGGTCAAGATCAGCGCGGTGATCGGTGACGTGCGGGACCGGGACGTCATCGTGCTCGATGACGAGATCGCCAAGGGCAGCACGGTGATCGAGCTGATGGAGCACCTGCGCGCCCTGGAGGTCCGGTCGATCCGGCTGGCCTGCACCCACGGGCTCTTCTCCGGCGACGCGCTGCGCCGCTTGAGCGCCCAGGAGGGGGTGCTGGAGATCGTCTGCACGAACACCGTGCCGATCCCGGCGGAGAAGCGGGTGCCCGGGCTGGAGGTGCTGTCGGTGGCGCCGGCCCTGGCCGAGGCGATGCGCCGGATCCACGTCGGCGAGTCGGTCAGCGCGCTCTTCGGCTAG
- the glpK gene encoding glycerol kinase GlpK produces MTPEYVAAIDQGTTSSRCIVFDRAGEIVSAAQREHRQIFPQPGWVEHDAEEIWDNVQRVVRDALEAAGIGPDRLAAVGITNQRETTVVWDRATGRPVANAIVWQDTRTGPLLGELDRAYGEQRLRERTGLTLATYFAGPKLRWLLDHVDGLRERAERGEVLFGTMDSWLIWKLTGRHVTDVTNASRTMLMDLRTLDWDPELLDAMRVPAAMLPEIRCSAEVYGTADGLLAGVPVASALGDQQAALFGQTCFQPGEAKCTYGTGSFLLLNTGASPVASTHGLLTTVAYRIEGQPPAYALEGAIAVTGSLVQWLRDNLGLISTAAEVEELARTVDDNGGCYVVPAFSGLFAPHWRNDARGVIAGLTGYITKGHLARAVLEASAWQTREVVDAMNADSDVALRRLRVDGGMTANELLMQFLADVLDVPVVRSRITETTCLGAAYAAGLAVGFWPDLATLREQWRSDAEWTPRMDPALRDRELRNWGKAVQRTLDWVD; encoded by the coding sequence GTGACCCCCGAGTACGTCGCCGCCATCGATCAGGGCACCACCTCGTCGCGGTGCATCGTCTTCGACCGGGCCGGAGAGATCGTCTCCGCCGCCCAGCGCGAGCACCGGCAGATCTTCCCGCAGCCCGGCTGGGTCGAGCACGACGCGGAGGAGATCTGGGACAACGTCCAGCGCGTGGTGCGCGACGCGCTGGAGGCCGCCGGGATCGGTCCGGACCGGCTCGCCGCCGTCGGGATCACCAACCAGCGGGAGACCACCGTGGTCTGGGACCGGGCCACCGGCCGCCCGGTCGCCAACGCCATCGTCTGGCAGGACACCCGCACCGGGCCGCTGCTGGGCGAGCTGGACCGGGCGTACGGCGAGCAGCGGCTGCGCGAGCGGACCGGACTGACCCTGGCCACCTACTTCGCCGGCCCCAAGCTGCGCTGGCTGCTCGACCACGTCGACGGGCTGCGCGAGCGCGCCGAGCGGGGCGAGGTGCTGTTCGGCACGATGGACAGCTGGCTGATCTGGAAGCTCACCGGGCGGCACGTCACCGACGTGACCAATGCCAGCCGCACCATGCTGATGGACCTGCGCACCCTGGACTGGGACCCGGAGCTGCTCGACGCGATGCGGGTGCCGGCGGCGATGCTGCCGGAGATCCGCTGCTCGGCCGAGGTCTACGGCACCGCCGACGGGCTGCTCGCCGGGGTGCCCGTGGCCAGCGCCCTCGGCGACCAGCAGGCCGCCCTGTTCGGCCAGACCTGCTTCCAGCCGGGCGAGGCCAAGTGCACCTACGGCACCGGCAGCTTCCTGCTGCTCAACACCGGCGCCAGCCCGGTCGCCTCAACACACGGGCTGCTCACCACGGTCGCCTACCGGATCGAGGGGCAACCTCCCGCGTACGCGCTGGAGGGGGCGATCGCGGTGACCGGTTCGCTGGTGCAGTGGCTGCGGGACAACCTCGGGCTGATCTCCACCGCCGCCGAGGTGGAGGAGCTGGCCCGCACCGTGGACGACAACGGCGGCTGCTACGTCGTACCGGCCTTCTCCGGGCTCTTCGCCCCGCACTGGCGCAACGACGCACGCGGGGTGATCGCCGGCCTGACCGGCTACATCACCAAGGGGCACCTGGCCCGGGCGGTGCTGGAGGCGTCCGCCTGGCAGACCCGCGAGGTGGTCGACGCGATGAACGCCGACTCGGACGTGGCGCTGCGCCGGCTCCGGGTGGACGGCGGGATGACCGCCAACGAGCTGCTGATGCAGTTCCTCGCCGACGTGCTCGACGTCCCGGTGGTCCGCTCCCGGATCACCGAGACCACCTGCCTGGGCGCTGCGTACGCCGCCGGGCTCGCGGTCGGCTTCTGGCCGGACCTGGCCACCCTGCGCGAACAGTGGCGCTCCGACGCGGAGTGGACCCCGCGGATGGACCCGGCGCTGCGCGACCGGGAGCTGCGCAACTGGGGCAAGGCCGTGCAGCGCACCCTGGACTGGGTGGACTGA
- a CDS encoding phosphoribosylaminoimidazolesuccinocarboxamide synthase, giving the protein MELLHSGKVRDVYADGDDLILVASDRVSVYDVVLPTPIPDKGRLLTALSLWWFEQLADLVPNHVVSATDVPAEFAGRAIRCRRLDMVPVECVARGYLTGGGLKEYERTGAVSGVTLPRGLVEASILPEPIFTPSTKAPMGEHDEPITFAEVVDKVGAETAERLRQITLDVYRRGAEIAADRGILVADTKLELGWAPDGTLVLGDEVLTADSSRYWPAESYQPGRSQFSYDKQYVRDWATASGWDKQAPAPEVPAEVVEATRARYVEVYEKLTGNRWA; this is encoded by the coding sequence GTGGAACTTCTGCACTCCGGCAAGGTCCGGGACGTGTACGCCGACGGCGACGACCTGATCCTGGTCGCCTCCGACCGCGTCTCCGTCTACGACGTGGTGCTCCCGACGCCGATCCCGGACAAGGGCCGGCTGCTCACCGCCCTGTCGCTGTGGTGGTTCGAGCAGCTCGCCGACCTGGTGCCGAACCACGTCGTCTCGGCCACCGACGTGCCGGCCGAGTTCGCCGGCCGGGCGATCCGGTGCCGCCGGCTGGACATGGTCCCGGTGGAGTGCGTAGCCCGCGGCTACCTCACCGGCGGCGGCCTCAAGGAGTACGAGCGCACCGGCGCCGTCTCCGGCGTGACGCTGCCCCGCGGCCTGGTCGAGGCGTCCATCCTGCCCGAGCCGATCTTCACGCCGTCCACCAAGGCGCCGATGGGCGAGCACGACGAGCCGATCACCTTCGCCGAGGTGGTGGACAAGGTCGGCGCGGAGACCGCCGAGCGACTGCGGCAGATCACCCTCGACGTCTACCGGCGGGGGGCCGAGATCGCCGCCGACCGGGGCATCCTGGTCGCCGACACCAAGCTCGAGCTGGGTTGGGCGCCGGACGGCACCCTGGTCCTCGGCGACGAGGTGCTCACCGCCGACTCGTCCCGCTACTGGCCGGCCGAGTCGTACCAGCCGGGGCGCAGCCAGTTCTCCTACGACAAGCAGTACGTCCGGGACTGGGCCACCGCCAGCGGTTGGGACAAGCAGGCCCCCGCCCCGGAGGTGCCGGCCGAGGTGGTCGAGGCGACCCGGGCCCGCTACGTCGAGGTCTACGAGAAGCTCACCGGCAACCGCTGGGCCTGA
- a CDS encoding ABC transporter substrate-binding protein gives MSAARLTASRAAGLGRRRLLGGLLGLPVVAGGGLTACGNAPAARVDDGPVELSVFWWGGTKRAQATEQALRLYSQRNPRVSFRITWQSMTGYYDRLATQAVGGNVPDLFQIDDTVLTEYARRQIVLDLSRHVADRRLDLTSLPEGLARYGQVEGRTVAVAAGQSLPVLVWNADLLRRLGVPPPTGAMPWTDYIDWAARVTRAAGGRVAGTVDPSGDYRAFWHWLRSRGVELYQDRQLGFGSGELLDWFELWERARSDRATPGAALADQADTADPSRQGVVSGHTAVSFSWSHQFPDLQRYTDDRLGVTAFPGPAAAQWPRASMYWAGFRGTRHPDVVVDVIDFLVNDVAAGRILGQERGLNPSQAVRAAIRGTLTEPGRKQVAALAESLSGLLGPAPEPPAKGHAAVRRLLVAAAESIRSGDAGARAATSKFMARANAALAA, from the coding sequence GTGTCCGCTGCCCGGCTCACCGCGTCCCGCGCCGCCGGACTCGGCCGGCGCCGGCTCCTCGGCGGGCTGCTCGGGCTGCCCGTGGTGGCCGGCGGCGGGCTGACCGCCTGCGGGAACGCGCCGGCGGCCCGGGTCGACGACGGCCCGGTCGAGCTGTCGGTCTTCTGGTGGGGCGGCACGAAGCGCGCGCAGGCCACCGAGCAGGCGCTACGCCTCTACTCGCAGCGCAACCCGCGGGTCAGTTTCCGGATCACCTGGCAGTCGATGACCGGCTACTACGACCGGCTGGCCACCCAGGCGGTCGGCGGCAACGTGCCGGACCTGTTCCAGATCGACGACACCGTCCTCACCGAGTACGCCCGCCGCCAGATCGTGCTGGACCTCAGCCGCCACGTCGCGGACCGGCGGCTCGACCTGACCAGCCTGCCCGAAGGGCTCGCCCGGTACGGGCAGGTGGAGGGGCGGACCGTGGCCGTCGCGGCGGGGCAGAGCCTGCCCGTCCTGGTCTGGAACGCGGATCTGCTGCGCCGGCTCGGCGTGCCCCCACCGACCGGCGCGATGCCCTGGACCGACTACATCGACTGGGCGGCCCGGGTGACCCGGGCGGCGGGTGGTCGGGTGGCCGGCACGGTGGACCCGTCCGGTGACTACCGGGCGTTCTGGCACTGGCTGCGGTCCCGCGGTGTCGAGCTGTACCAGGACCGCCAGCTCGGCTTCGGCTCCGGCGAGCTGCTGGACTGGTTCGAGCTGTGGGAACGGGCCCGCTCCGACCGGGCCACCCCCGGCGCCGCCCTGGCCGACCAGGCCGACACCGCCGACCCGTCCCGGCAGGGAGTGGTCAGTGGGCACACCGCCGTGTCGTTCAGCTGGTCGCACCAGTTCCCCGACCTCCAGCGCTACACCGACGACCGGCTCGGCGTGACCGCCTTCCCCGGGCCGGCCGCCGCCCAGTGGCCCCGTGCCTCGATGTACTGGGCCGGATTCCGGGGCACCCGCCACCCGGACGTGGTGGTCGACGTGATCGACTTCCTGGTCAACGACGTCGCGGCCGGCCGGATCCTCGGCCAGGAACGGGGGCTCAACCCCAGCCAGGCGGTCCGCGCGGCGATCCGCGGGACGCTCACCGAACCGGGCCGCAAGCAGGTCGCCGCGCTCGCCGAGAGCCTGTCCGGCCTGCTCGGGCCGGCGCCCGAGCCGCCGGCGAAGGGACATGCCGCCGTCCGGCGGCTGCTCGTCGCCGCCGCCGAGAGCATCCGCTCCGGTGACGCCGGGGCGCGGGCGGCGACCTCGAAGTTCATGGCTCGGGCGAACGCGGCGCTGGCGGCCTGA